In Synechococcus sp. KORDI-52, one genomic interval encodes:
- a CDS encoding bifunctional nuclease family protein: MVKMSVAGIALDAASRTPMVLLRDPSGRRQVPIWIDQAQAHNIMAGLQGGAPPRPLSHDLMAALLVAGGLELERVIVHAIEDSTFHAVLKLRPDQDEAKLAENEVLELIEVDARPSDAIALAIRTGSGIWMLEEVVAEASIPVDAEADAEDQSAFSRFVDDLSPAALVRHLRNQDSEAPSEE, translated from the coding sequence ATGGTCAAAATGAGCGTCGCCGGAATCGCCCTCGATGCCGCCAGCCGCACACCCATGGTTCTGCTGCGGGATCCAAGTGGCCGACGTCAGGTCCCGATCTGGATCGATCAGGCGCAAGCCCACAACATCATGGCCGGACTGCAGGGGGGGGCACCACCACGCCCCCTCAGCCATGACCTGATGGCAGCACTGTTGGTGGCTGGGGGGCTCGAACTGGAGCGTGTGATCGTCCACGCCATTGAAGACAGCACCTTTCATGCGGTCTTGAAACTGCGACCCGATCAGGACGAAGCCAAGTTGGCTGAAAACGAAGTGCTGGAACTGATCGAAGTGGATGCCCGACCCAGCGACGCCATTGCGCTGGCGATTCGCACAGGCAGCGGCATCTGGATGCTGGAAGAGGTGGTGGCGGAAGCCTCGATTCCGGTGGATGCGGAGGCGGACGCGGAAGATCAAAGTGCCTTCAGCCGTTTCGTCGACGACCTCAGCCCTGCGGCCTTGGTGCGCCATCTGCGCAACCAAGACAGCGAGGCGCCATCAGAGGAGTGA